The genome window ACACTCCTTTTAATGGTCAAACCCTAATGAACCTTCCATGCAAATCCCCTCTCTGAGCTTCAGAGGAATTCGCCATGCACACCCATTAGAGGTTAAAGTCATTCCATTCGTACAAGATTGACTCCATCATCAGACGCAGAACAGCAACCATGCCATCTTTGGATTAGACAAATTTCTTCAAACTGGAGGAGCCGTAATGTCGACCGAACACATCAACGAGAATATGGATCGAATCGTATCGAACATCGACACCAACCCGGACATGGATGCACGTATTGATCGAGCCTTGGAGGTTCGCAAGCAGATGGGCATCTACGGCGAGGGTGGCCAGATGGAACACGGATTCTACGGTGCAGCCCAAGCACAGGGAATTTTAGAATGGTGCTTCGGACTCGCCTGGGGTGGGCCCCTCCTTGACCTCAAGACACGCGAGCTTATTGTCATAACGGCACTCGTCTCTCAGCAACTAGACGGCGAGGTGGAGTGGCATGTCCGCAGCGGTCTGAACCTTGGGCTCACTCGCGAGGAGATTATCGCCGCCCTCACCCATCTCACCGTCTATTGCGGCTTTCCCAAGGCTAACCACGGAATACGCGCAGCAAAACGCGCGTTCGATAAAATCGATAAAGAAAATGGCGTCGAGCCCCCGGCGCCCTACACTGGAGCAAAGAAGGCGGCGGCAGAGGCGGCGGGCGACCGCCTCATGGCCCACGTCGATCCAAATCCTGATGCAAAGGCGCGGATCGAAAACGCCTTAAAAACTCGACAGAAGATGGGAATTTATGGAAAAGGGGGGCAGGCTGATGATGGGCTTTACAAAATTGCGCCCCACTACACACAAGCTCTTCTGGAGTATGGCTGGGGCATGGTCTGGAGCGATCCGGTCTTGGACATGAAAACCCGTGAGATAATATGCCTCGCTGCATTTGCCGCCCAGCAACTCGTCGACGAGGCGGAGTGGCACGTGCGCAGCTCCCTGAACCACGGGCTCACGCGAGATGAAATAATCGAGGTGTTCATCCAATGCTCTCCCTACATCGGCTTCCCGAAGACAAACGACATGCTGCGGGCGGCCAAGCGATCATTTGATCGGCTTGATGAGGAGAACACTTAATCGCTTGACGCCACAGGCTGCGTCATTATGATTTGATAACTTCTAAAAATATTCACCTCTTTAATAAAGGAAAAAATCATGATTATCGATCCCCATGCCCATATTGCACCCGAAGCTTTTATCGATGATGTGCGAGCCGGTCGATTCGGCTCAGATCTTTATATCGAAGCAGGCGAGCCGTGGGAGTATCTAGTCATTAATATCCCTGTTTTGGGCAAAGAAAATATCCACAGGAACAACCTTCCCCG of Nitrospinaceae bacterium contains these proteins:
- a CDS encoding carboxymuconolactone decarboxylase family protein; protein product: MSTEHINENMDRIVSNIDTNPDMDARIDRALEVRKQMGIYGEGGQMEHGFYGAAQAQGILEWCFGLAWGGPLLDLKTRELIVITALVSQQLDGEVEWHVRSGLNLGLTREEIIAALTHLTVYCGFPKANHGIRAAKRAFDKIDKENGVEPPAPYTGAKKAAAEAAGDRLMAHVDPNPDAKARIENALKTRQKMGIYGKGGQADDGLYKIAPHYTQALLEYGWGMVWSDPVLDMKTREIICLAAFAAQQLVDEAEWHVRSSLNHGLTRDEIIEVFIQCSPYIGFPKTNDMLRAAKRSFDRLDEENT